A window from Drosophila yakuba strain Tai18E2 chromosome 3L, Prin_Dyak_Tai18E2_2.1, whole genome shotgun sequence encodes these proteins:
- the LOC6533530 gene encoding plasma membrane ascorbate-dependent reductase CYBRD1 isoform X2 — MLFSLGSGKANMDPALINFKVLYVLTQLCGLTMIVLVATWIGQHFGGLAGTSNPGVEFNWHPLFMTIGFIYLYGNSILIYRGFRTTRKKTLKLTHAGIHMAAFILTVIALKTVFDSHNLANPPIPNMYSLHSWLGLSAVIIFSLQYVAGFVAFLAPGLRENYRIAMMPLHIYFGLFGFVLAIASALMGITEKAIFAIKTPAYSTLPPAGVLANVIGVLYVVFGALVVYLATDPAYKRKPIPEDTALLNSSSTNE, encoded by the exons atgttgtTCTCGCTGG GCAGTGGAAAGGCCAACATGGATCCGGCGCTGATCAACTTCAAGGTGCTCTATGTGCTCACCCAGCTTTGCGGCCTGACGATGATCGTCCTGGTGGCCACCTGGATTGGCCAGCACTTCGGTGGCCTGGCCGGCACCTCCAATCCCGGCGTGGAGTTTAACTGGCATCCGCTGTTCATGACCATCGGCTTCATTTACCTGTATGGCAACT CCATTCTGATCTATCGCGGTTTCCGCACCACGCGCAAGAAGACTCTGAAGCTCACCCACGCCGGCATCCACATGGCCGCATTCATTCTGACGGTGATTGCCCTGAAGACGGTCTTCGATTCGCACAACTTGGCCAATCCGCCAATTCCCAACATGTACTCCCTGCACTCTTGGCTGGGCCTTTCCGCGGTGATCATCTTCTCGCTGCAGTATGTGGCCGGATTCGTGGCCTTTTTGGCGCCGGGGCTGAGAGAGAACTACAGGATCGCCATGATGCCACTGCACATCTACTTCGGACTCTTTGGCTTCGTTCTGGCTATTGCGAGTGCTCTGATGGGTATCACTGAGAAGGCCATCTTCGCCAT CAAAACTCCGGCTTACTCCACTCTGCCGCCTGCTGGTGTGCTGGCCAATGTCATTGGAGTACTTTACGTGGTCTTTGGAGCCCTGGTTGTCTACCTGGCCACTGACCCCGCCTACAAGCGTAAGCCCATTCCCGAGGACACGGCTCTGCTGAACTCCAGTTCTACCAACGAATAA
- the LOC6533530 gene encoding plasma membrane ascorbate-dependent reductase CYBRD1 isoform X1 — MSKDADVEQANKPESGVVQVEPAIPEQPQAAAPTTAVVSTATTVIAVTNGEKPVEATPATTATTATSATPATAEQVQPATTIAGIELATPTSPPTGSGKANMDPALINFKVLYVLTQLCGLTMIVLVATWIGQHFGGLAGTSNPGVEFNWHPLFMTIGFIYLYGNSILIYRGFRTTRKKTLKLTHAGIHMAAFILTVIALKTVFDSHNLANPPIPNMYSLHSWLGLSAVIIFSLQYVAGFVAFLAPGLRENYRIAMMPLHIYFGLFGFVLAIASALMGITEKAIFAIKTPAYSTLPPAGVLANVIGVLYVVFGALVVYLATDPAYKRKPIPEDTALLNSSSTNE, encoded by the exons ATGTCGAAGGACGCGGACGTGGAGCAGGCGAACAAGCCGGAAAGTGGAGTTGTCCAGGTGGAGCCAGCGATTCCGGAGCAGCCACAGGCCGCCGCTCCTACCACGGCGGTGGTCTCCACGGCGACCACTGTGATCGCGGTGACTAATGGGGAAAAGCCAGTGGAAGCGACAcctgcaacaactgcaaccaCAGCAACAAGTGCAACACCTGCGACAGCAGAACAAGTGCAACCTGCAACGACCATCGCTGGCATTGAGTTGGCCACTCCAACTTCACCACCAACAG GCAGTGGAAAGGCCAACATGGATCCGGCGCTGATCAACTTCAAGGTGCTCTATGTGCTCACCCAGCTTTGCGGCCTGACGATGATCGTCCTGGTGGCCACCTGGATTGGCCAGCACTTCGGTGGCCTGGCCGGCACCTCCAATCCCGGCGTGGAGTTTAACTGGCATCCGCTGTTCATGACCATCGGCTTCATTTACCTGTATGGCAACT CCATTCTGATCTATCGCGGTTTCCGCACCACGCGCAAGAAGACTCTGAAGCTCACCCACGCCGGCATCCACATGGCCGCATTCATTCTGACGGTGATTGCCCTGAAGACGGTCTTCGATTCGCACAACTTGGCCAATCCGCCAATTCCCAACATGTACTCCCTGCACTCTTGGCTGGGCCTTTCCGCGGTGATCATCTTCTCGCTGCAGTATGTGGCCGGATTCGTGGCCTTTTTGGCGCCGGGGCTGAGAGAGAACTACAGGATCGCCATGATGCCACTGCACATCTACTTCGGACTCTTTGGCTTCGTTCTGGCTATTGCGAGTGCTCTGATGGGTATCACTGAGAAGGCCATCTTCGCCAT CAAAACTCCGGCTTACTCCACTCTGCCGCCTGCTGGTGTGCTGGCCAATGTCATTGGAGTACTTTACGTGGTCTTTGGAGCCCTGGTTGTCTACCTGGCCACTGACCCCGCCTACAAGCGTAAGCCCATTCCCGAGGACACGGCTCTGCTGAACTCCAGTTCTACCAACGAATAA
- the LOC6533530 gene encoding plasma membrane ascorbate-dependent reductase CYBRD1 isoform X3 produces the protein MDPALINFKVLYVLTQLCGLTMIVLVATWIGQHFGGLAGTSNPGVEFNWHPLFMTIGFIYLYGNSILIYRGFRTTRKKTLKLTHAGIHMAAFILTVIALKTVFDSHNLANPPIPNMYSLHSWLGLSAVIIFSLQYVAGFVAFLAPGLRENYRIAMMPLHIYFGLFGFVLAIASALMGITEKAIFAIKTPAYSTLPPAGVLANVIGVLYVVFGALVVYLATDPAYKRKPIPEDTALLNSSSTNE, from the exons ATGGATCCGGCGCTGATCAACTTCAAGGTGCTCTATGTGCTCACCCAGCTTTGCGGCCTGACGATGATCGTCCTGGTGGCCACCTGGATTGGCCAGCACTTCGGTGGCCTGGCCGGCACCTCCAATCCCGGCGTGGAGTTTAACTGGCATCCGCTGTTCATGACCATCGGCTTCATTTACCTGTATGGCAACT CCATTCTGATCTATCGCGGTTTCCGCACCACGCGCAAGAAGACTCTGAAGCTCACCCACGCCGGCATCCACATGGCCGCATTCATTCTGACGGTGATTGCCCTGAAGACGGTCTTCGATTCGCACAACTTGGCCAATCCGCCAATTCCCAACATGTACTCCCTGCACTCTTGGCTGGGCCTTTCCGCGGTGATCATCTTCTCGCTGCAGTATGTGGCCGGATTCGTGGCCTTTTTGGCGCCGGGGCTGAGAGAGAACTACAGGATCGCCATGATGCCACTGCACATCTACTTCGGACTCTTTGGCTTCGTTCTGGCTATTGCGAGTGCTCTGATGGGTATCACTGAGAAGGCCATCTTCGCCAT CAAAACTCCGGCTTACTCCACTCTGCCGCCTGCTGGTGTGCTGGCCAATGTCATTGGAGTACTTTACGTGGTCTTTGGAGCCCTGGTTGTCTACCTGGCCACTGACCCCGCCTACAAGCGTAAGCCCATTCCCGAGGACACGGCTCTGCTGAACTCCAGTTCTACCAACGAATAA
- the LOC6533531 gene encoding insulin-like growth factor-binding protein complex acid labile subunit, translating to MTPQTGLQPGPSSLFLLLLHPNWICISIRILRLFADPQLRPNSGAGMSPTANWVLPLFLWLLCAGFPSLHGADLCQPIGWRNFQCNEVASLQDLVELGAENWHTLSIRNVQTELEVGSGENADHLANLQDLDLTGAAPINVHTSGFAILPNLRQLNLSGCGLVDIRGNHFAAESALQRIDFSHNQMELLDRDFFGHLRKLIYANFSHNALKQCDLPHMPLLNRLELGHNRLVNATFGVCPQLQELILNDNQLAQLDVNAFRGLHGLLELQLSGNRLSSIGLETFQPLAQLRKLNLSRNALDALRPNVFGAVQNFVLHLQQLDLSGNRIRLLFDNQFRVLARLQMLDVSRNSIASLSPGHFVGLGALRKLYLQYNAILEIKAATFAALLNLDTLDLSYNNLEFLEEQIFGSNTLPRMRRLNLNGNRMKQLHPLAFSSLPFLEYLKLGHNELKSLDVRMFAPMRRLQKLHLGHNLLEEINLDVLESLSSVQEILVDNNRLTFLSKVNVSFPNLKRVSIEGNPWQCPCFVKLQLWLATRDVVYLRDNTGYYKGERPLCIVTNVDYCIQNLQAVRRLGILGDFQGEQVEADAFDDDASAAQD from the exons ATGACGCCCCAAACCGGCTTGCAACCCGGTCCCTCCTCCCTCtttctcctcctgctccatCCAAACTggatttgcatttccattcgCATTCTGCGGCTGTTCGCGGATCCTCAGTTGAGACCGAACTCTGGAGCAGGAATGTCGCCAACTGCCAATTGGGTTCTGCCGCTTTTTCTGTGGCTTCTCTGCGCGGGATTCCCCAGCCTGCATGGTGCCGATCTCTGCCAGCCCATCGGCTGGCGGAACTTCCAGTGCAACGAGGTCGCTTCTCTGCAGGATCTGGTCGAATTGGGCGCCGAAAACTGGCACACGCTCTCCATACGGAATGTGCAAACCGAACTGGAGGTGGGATCAG GCGAAAATGCCGATCACTTGGCCAACTTACAAGATCTGGACCTGACTGGCGCGGCTCCAATAAATGTGCATACCAGTGGCTTTGCCATTCTGCCCAATCTGCGCCAACTGAATCTCAGTGGTTGCGGCCTGGTTGACATCCGGGGAAACCACTTTGCGGCTGAGTCAGCGCTGCAGCGGATCGATTTTAGTCACAATCAAATGGAGCTACTGGACCGCGACTTTTTTGGCCACCTGAGGAAGTTGATTTATGCGAACTTCTCGCACAATGCCCTCAAGCAATGCGATCTGCCGCACATGCCACTGCTAAATCGACTGGAATTGGGGCACAATCGCTTGGTAAATGCCACTTTCGGAGTTTGTCCACAGCTGCAGGAGTTGATTTTGAATGACAACCAACTGGCACAG CTGGACGTGAACGCCTTTCGAGGACTGCATGGCCTTTTGGAGCTGCAGCTCAGCGGGAATAGATTGAGCTCCATTGGCCTGGAAACCTTTCAGCCGCTCGCCCAGCTGCGAAAGTTGAACCTTTCCCGGAACGCCCTCGATGCACTGCGTCCAAATGTGTTTGGCGCTGTTCAGAACTTTGTGTTGCATTTGCAGCAACTGGATTTGTCTGGGAATCGCATTCGTTTGCTGTTCGACAACCAGTTCCGAGTGCTGGCCAGGCTCCAGATGCTGGATGTGTCCAGGAACAGCATCGCCAGCCTCAGTCCCGGCCACTTTGTGGGCTTGGGCGCACTACGGAAGCTGTATTTGCAGTACAATGCCATTCTGGAAATCAAGGCTGCTACTTTTGCCGCCCTGCTGAACCTGGACACCTTGGATCTGTCGTACAATAACCTGGAGTTCCTGGAGGAGCAGATCTTTGGCAGCAACACGCTGCCTCGCATGCGAAGGCTCAACTTAAATGGTAATCGTATGAAGCAGCTGCATCCACTGGCCTTCTCATCGTTGCCATTCTTGGAATACCTGAAACTGGGTCACAACGAACTGAAGTCCTTGGATGTGCGAATGTTTGCGCCCATGCGGCGTCTGCAGAAGCTCCATTTGGGACACAATCTCCTGGAGGAGATCAATCTCGATGTGCTGGAGAGCCTAAGTAGCGTGCAGGAGATCCTGGTGGACAACAATCGCCTCACCTTTCTGTCCAAGGTGAATGTGAGCTTCCCGAACCTTAAGCGCGTGTCCATCGAGGGCAATCCCTGGCAGTGTCCCTGCTTCGTGAAGCTCCAACTCTGGTTGGCCACCAGGGATGTGGTCTATCTGCGCGACAACACGGGTTACTACAAGGGCGAACGACCGCTGTGCATAGTGACCAATGTGGATTACTGCATCCAGAATTTGCAGGCGGTGCGCCGACTGGGAATATTGGGCGACTTCCAGGGAGAACAGGTGGAGGCGGATGCTTTCGACGACGATGCCAGCGCAGCACAAGACTGA